CCAAAGTTGCTGACCTTAATGAGTACGGTATTAAAGTAACCCTTGACTTGCTCGGTGAGAATGTAACCGATCGCACAATGGCCGATGAAACCCTTCAGCATTATATCGAATTGCTCGAGGGGATACATGAACAAAAGATCGATTCTACCATATCGATAAAGCTCACCATGCTTGGGTTGGATATCGACCGGGATTACTGCCGCGACAACCTGTTTAAGTTGCTTGATGCTGCCGTCAAATACGATCAGTTTATCCGCATAGACATGGAAGGCACTGATTACACACAGCTCACCATTGATCTTTTTAAAGAAGCTTTCAGGAAATACGGCAAGCATGTGGGCATTGTAATTCAGGCCTACCTGCACCGCACCAAAGATGATATTGATGAGCTCTCAGCTTTAGGGGCAGATATACGCCTGTGCAAAGGTGCCTACAATGAACCGGAACGTTTGGCACTGCAAAAAATGGACGCCATCCGTGAGGCCTACAAAGAGTATCTGAAAGTGCTTTTTGATAAAACCGTGTACCCGCGCATTGCAACCCACGACGATAAACTGATCAGCTGGGTAAAAGAATACACGCAGCAAAAAGGCATAGGGCAGAGCCGCTTTGAATTTCAGATGCTGTACGGCATGCGTCTGGACACCTGCAAATCGCTTGCGGCTGAAGGCTACAATGTGCGGGTTTATGTGCCCTATGG
This genomic stretch from Cyclonatronum proteinivorum harbors:
- a CDS encoding proline dehydrogenase family protein, which codes for MKLPFAVAKRFVAGESLNQAVPKVADLNEYGIKVTLDLLGENVTDRTMADETLQHYIELLEGIHEQKIDSTISIKLTMLGLDIDRDYCRDNLFKLLDAAVKYDQFIRIDMEGTDYTQLTIDLFKEAFRKYGKHVGIVIQAYLHRTKDDIDELSALGADIRLCKGAYNEPERLALQKMDAIREAYKEYLKVLFDKTVYPRIATHDDKLISWVKEYTQQKGIGQSRFEFQMLYGMRLDTCKSLAAEGYNVRVYVPYGTMWFPYFTRRLKERKENIWFVLSTMFKK